In the genome of Chiloscyllium plagiosum isolate BGI_BamShark_2017 chromosome 22, ASM401019v2, whole genome shotgun sequence, one region contains:
- the LOC122560986 gene encoding uncharacterized protein LOC122560986, translated as MYPTVFGPFIPRRFVSPPETLSLPPIQMHNFSSRPLTIVMADVDSFQEGAGKCIEYHHFYGAPYFYPYWYMPPANLAGYTYPPYYPYNGYYPQQTPLSSAGWPEGSVLKGELHWGKMDRVFGPVRELPDFVQDELRRVYGTYPKTIVTITYQNGEYLVKGDPKVGEQKYKVEKKVIRRPPTPSDEEDDSVSEAVEKHKRKSKR; from the coding sequence ATGTACCCAACTGTCTTTGGACCCTTCATACCCAGGAGATTCGTGAGCCCCCCTGAGACTCTGTCGCTGCCCCCCATTCAGATGCACAACTTTTCCAGCCGGCCCCTTACCATAGTCATGGCAGATGTGGACAGCTTCCAGGAAGGAGCAGGGAAATGTATAGAGTATCACCACTTCTACGGGGCTCCCTATTTCTATCCGTACTGGTATATGCCCCCTGCCAATCTGGCAGGATATACGTACCCACCATACTATCCGTACAATGGATACTACCCTCAGCAGACCCCACTCAGCTCAGCCGGTTGGCCTGAAGGCTCTGTGCTGAAGGGGGAGCTGCACTGGGGTAAGATGGACCGTGTTTTTGGACCGGTAAGGGAACTGCCCGACTTTGTCCAGGACGAGCTGCGCAGAGTCTACGGCACCTACCCCAAAACGATTGTCACCATCACCTACCAGAACGGGGAATACCTGGTGAAAGGCGACCCCAAAGTGGGCGAGCAGAAATACAAGGTGGAAAAGAAAGTTATCAGGCGACCGCCCACTCCCAGCGATGAGGAGGATGACTCGGTGAGCGAGGCTGTGGAGAAACACAAAAGGAAGTCGAAACGCTAG